Proteins from a genomic interval of Syngnathus acus chromosome 4, fSynAcu1.2, whole genome shotgun sequence:
- the bend5 gene encoding BEN domain-containing protein 5 translates to MYAFVRFFGDDICCAMPVSSIQDFSPEHGADFDHQKVYVVRRTQENGSAGQPCEAHIIALADAVEEFEDFIMQKKMKIPKMSLENSGNLIENSFGRDRLPLRHKKALSQDHGRPISNSSKSLAAVVARLERNAASSCMEGEEDLDEDRLAEEGEDADDEDEDMEAEQLQKEHQQQQQHLQVDTDAAAAVVPRVLYDELVDSYRQQEDEMRRLQQELERTRRQLVQQTKKLKEYGSLLTEVKELRDFNRRLQDVLLMRLGSEPMHDNGTQTIKAEVVEPIVETQETFKEEANTSSSYSPSPRTVYTCNDGKVHLGGGIWVEEEKWHQLQRTQGDSKFTKNLAVMIWGTETLKNRSVTGVATKKKKDALPKPPLSPSKLKIVRECLYDRVSQETANSAEITQRLSKVNKYICEKIMDINKSIKNEERRESKLLIRQTVKMENFTYDGI, encoded by the exons ATGTATGCTTTTGTTCGATTCTTCGGAGACGATATATGTTGCGCGATGCCCGTTTCAAGCATCCAAGATTTCAGCCCGGAGCACGGAGCCGATTTCGATCATCAGAAGGTGTATGTGGTGCGCAGGACTCAAGAGAATGGGAGCGCAGGCCAACCGTGCGAAGCTCACATCATTGCCCTTGCAG ATGCTGTAGAGGAGTTTGAAGACTTTATAATGcaaaagaagatgaaaattCCTAAAATGTCCCTCGAGAATTCCGGAAATTTAATTGAGAACAGTTTTGGAAGGGATAGGCTGCCTCTCAGGCATAAAAAG GCTTTATCGCAAGACCATGGTCGCCCCATTTCAAACTCCTCCAAAAGTTTGGCAGCAGTAGTGGCTCGCCTCGAAAGAAACGCAGCCAGCTCCTGCATGGAAGGCGAAGAGGATCTAGATGAGGATCGACTGGCTGAGGAGGGAGAGGATGCCGATGATGAAGACGAAGACATGGAAGCAGAACAACTCCAGAAGGAGcatcaacagcagcagcaacatctCCAGGTGGACACGGATGCGGCCGCGGCGGTGGTTCCTCGCGTCCTTTACGACGAGCTGGTCGACAGCTACAGGCAACAGGAGGACGAGATGAGGAGGCTGCAGCAGGAGCTGGAAAGAACACGCCGGCAGTTGGTGCAACAGACAAAGAAACTCAAGGAATACGGCAGCCTGCTGACTGAAGTCAAAGAACTCAGGGACTTCAATCGCCGGCTGCAGGACGTGCTCCTCATGAGGCTGGGCAGTG AGCCTATGCATGACAATGGCACTCAGACAATCAAGGCTGAGGTGGTTGAACCCATTGTTGAGACCCAGGAAACATTCAAAGAAGAAGCCAACACCAGTTCCAGCTACTCACCATCTCCCCGAACGGTCTACACGTGCAACGATGGCAAG GTTCACCTTGGTGGCGGCATCtgggtggaggaggagaagtgGCACCAATTACAGCGTACCCAAGGAGACTCCAAGTTCACAAAGAACTTGGCCGTCATGATCTGGGGCACAGAAACCCTCAAAAACCGAAGCGTCACTGGGGTGGctaccaaaaagaaaaaagacgcCCTTCCCAAACCTCCACTCTCACCAAGCAAGTTAAAAATCGTCCGAG AGTGTCTGTACGACCGAGTGTCCCAAGAGACGGCAAACAGTGCCGAAATCACGCAAAGATTGTCCAAAGtgaacaaatacatttgtgaGAAGATCATGGACATCAACAAGTCCATCAAGAACGAGGAGCGGCGAGAATCCAAGCTGCTCATCAGACAGACAGTCAAGATGGAGAATTTTACCTATGATGGCATATAG